The following proteins come from a genomic window of Micromonospora echinofusca:
- a CDS encoding RecQ family ATP-dependent DNA helicase: protein MKLSTHSTTLRRAAKSLFGWTALRPHQLAAMRAVMKRRDALVVLPTGAGKSAIYQIPASLIPGPTVVISPLLALQQDQIAALNERQRPELRAVRISSNESAAQQAEAIAEIRDGRAEFLFITPEQLANPDRMAEVRSLKPALVAIDEAHCISAWGHDFRPDYLALGHLIDGIGRPPVVALTATASPPVRDDIIARLRLTEPEVVVSGLDRPNLFLEVAHCPTEDYRWRRLITLLSDDTRPGIIYVPTRRSAEELAARLTDAGFPAQYYHGGMAAGARAELHEAFLADQVPIMVATSAFGMGIDKPNIAWVVHMALPDSPDSYFQEIGRAGRDGAPARVLLLWQAEDVGLQRFFSGGLPDPDELRDLSALLRKKARNKKELREVTGLGPRKLGQYLALLEQVGAAEPRAKQRIGAPRYSPAPVDAAAAALAEAERQQTVTRSRTDMMRAFAETTACRGQTLLAYFGEQMTEVCGHCDNCHAGTSTPDDGSVGPFPVHSQVRHPEWGHGLVLSYEEDRMTVLFDEVGYKTLSVSVVSEQGLLTLD, encoded by the coding sequence ATGAAACTGTCCACGCACTCGACGACACTGCGCCGCGCGGCGAAGAGCCTCTTCGGCTGGACCGCACTGCGGCCCCACCAACTGGCCGCCATGCGGGCGGTGATGAAGCGCCGTGACGCCCTGGTGGTGCTGCCCACCGGTGCCGGCAAGTCGGCGATCTACCAGATCCCGGCCAGCCTGATCCCCGGCCCGACCGTGGTGATCTCCCCGCTGCTCGCCCTCCAGCAGGACCAGATCGCGGCGCTCAACGAGCGGCAGCGGCCGGAGTTGCGCGCCGTGCGGATCAGCTCGAACGAGTCGGCCGCCCAGCAGGCGGAGGCGATCGCCGAGATCCGCGACGGGCGGGCCGAGTTCCTCTTCATCACCCCGGAGCAGCTCGCCAACCCCGACCGGATGGCCGAGGTCAGGTCGCTGAAGCCGGCGCTGGTGGCGATCGACGAGGCGCACTGCATCTCGGCCTGGGGGCACGACTTCCGCCCCGACTACCTGGCGCTGGGCCACCTCATCGACGGCATCGGCCGGCCGCCGGTGGTGGCGCTGACGGCCACCGCCTCCCCGCCCGTACGTGACGACATCATCGCCCGGCTGCGGCTGACCGAGCCCGAGGTGGTGGTCTCCGGGCTGGACCGGCCCAACCTGTTCCTCGAGGTGGCGCACTGCCCGACGGAGGACTACCGGTGGCGGCGGCTGATCACCCTGCTGAGCGACGACACCCGGCCCGGCATCATCTACGTGCCCACCCGGCGCTCCGCCGAGGAGCTGGCGGCCCGGCTCACCGACGCCGGCTTCCCGGCCCAGTACTACCACGGCGGGATGGCGGCCGGGGCCCGCGCCGAGCTGCACGAGGCGTTCCTCGCCGACCAGGTGCCGATCATGGTGGCCACCTCGGCGTTCGGCATGGGCATCGACAAGCCGAACATCGCCTGGGTGGTGCACATGGCGCTGCCGGACTCGCCCGACAGCTACTTCCAGGAGATCGGGCGGGCCGGCCGCGACGGCGCCCCGGCCCGGGTGCTGCTGCTGTGGCAGGCCGAGGACGTCGGGTTGCAACGCTTCTTCAGCGGCGGCCTGCCGGACCCCGACGAGCTGCGCGACCTGTCCGCGCTGCTGCGCAAGAAGGCGCGCAACAAGAAGGAGCTGCGCGAGGTCACCGGCCTGGGCCCCCGCAAGCTCGGCCAGTACCTGGCCCTGCTGGAGCAGGTGGGCGCCGCCGAGCCGAGGGCGAAGCAGCGCATCGGCGCCCCCCGCTACTCCCCCGCGCCCGTGGACGCCGCCGCCGCGGCCCTCGCGGAGGCCGAGCGGCAGCAGACCGTGACCCGCTCGCGTACGGACATGATGCGGGCCTTCGCCGAGACCACCGCCTGCCGGGGGCAGACGCTGCTGGCGTACTTCGGCGAGCAGATGACCGAGGTCTGCGGGCACTGCGACAACTGCCACGCCGGCACCAGCACCCCCGACGACGGCTCGGTGGGGCCCTTCCCCGTGCACAGCCAGGTCCGGCACCCGGAGTGGGGGCACGGCCTGGTGCTGAGCTACGAGGAGGACCGGATGACGGTTCTCTTCGACGAGGTGGGGTACAAGACGTTGTCCGTCAGCGTGGTGTCCGAACAGGGCCTGCTGACCCTCGACTAG